Proteins found in one Subtercola endophyticus genomic segment:
- a CDS encoding RelA/SpoT family protein: MTETVAPTNASLRRLVPRLFSRAQPAGAVDTLIRTVRANHPKADLSIIERAYTVAERAHDGQKRRSGEPYITHPVAVAQILAELGMGTKAVAAALLHDTVEDTDYRLDDLRAEFGDEVAMLVDGVTKLDKVKYGESAQAETVRKMIVAMSKDIRVLIIKLADRLHNARTWGFVSTESATRKAQETLEIYAPLAHRLGIQAIKWELEDLSFAVLSPKLYVEIENLVRQRTPQREEYVQQVIDLVTEDLKSSKIRGKVAGRPKQYYSIYQKMIVRGREFDEIYDLVGIRVLVNSVRDCYAVLGSIHARWTPMPGRFKDYIATPKFNLYQSLHTTVVGPGGRAVEIQIRTNEMHQRAEFGVAAHWKYKERVNSGKTSGVDDRGDADMAWLARISDWQAETVDPGEFLDSLRFEIGAKEVYVFTPKGRVIGLPAGATPVDFAYAVHTEVGHRTMGAKVNGRLVPLESTLTTGDVVEVFTSKNPDSGPSQDWLSFVQSPRARNKIRQWFTKERRDEAIEQGRDSIARAMRKQNLPLQKLMSQDAFTEVAAQLSYNNVEALYAAIGEGHVSTQSVIEKVLQSLQAEVESDDSDLEVVVGSRRPRSTHSESGVLVRGAPDILVKLAKCCTPVPGDDIVGFVTRGTGVSVHQSDCHNVQSLLQEPERMIEVEWAPSSKSVFLVQIQVEALDRSGLLSDVTRVLSEHHVNILSATVSTSRDRLAISRFVFEMGDTTHLDRVLNAVRRIDAVYDVYRVSGG; the protein is encoded by the coding sequence ATGACTGAAACCGTTGCACCGACCAATGCGTCGCTGCGAAGGCTCGTGCCGCGCCTCTTCTCTCGCGCCCAGCCCGCTGGCGCCGTCGACACCCTGATCAGAACGGTACGGGCCAATCACCCGAAGGCCGATCTCAGCATCATCGAGCGTGCGTACACGGTGGCTGAACGGGCTCACGACGGCCAGAAACGCCGCTCGGGCGAGCCTTACATCACGCATCCGGTAGCAGTGGCACAGATTCTGGCCGAGCTCGGCATGGGCACCAAGGCCGTCGCCGCCGCACTGCTGCACGACACTGTCGAAGACACCGACTATCGACTCGACGACCTTCGAGCGGAGTTCGGCGACGAGGTGGCCATGCTCGTGGATGGCGTCACCAAGCTCGACAAGGTGAAGTACGGCGAAAGCGCGCAGGCCGAAACGGTGCGCAAGATGATCGTGGCCATGTCGAAAGACATCCGCGTGCTCATCATCAAACTCGCCGACCGCCTGCACAACGCCCGCACCTGGGGCTTCGTCTCAACCGAATCCGCGACGCGTAAGGCGCAGGAGACGCTCGAGATCTACGCGCCGCTGGCACATCGGCTGGGCATCCAGGCCATCAAGTGGGAGCTCGAAGACCTGTCTTTCGCTGTTCTTTCACCGAAGCTCTATGTCGAGATCGAGAATCTCGTTCGCCAGCGCACGCCACAGCGCGAGGAGTACGTGCAGCAGGTCATCGACCTGGTCACCGAAGACCTGAAGTCGTCGAAGATTCGCGGCAAGGTTGCCGGCCGGCCGAAGCAGTACTACTCGATCTACCAGAAGATGATCGTGCGCGGTCGCGAGTTCGACGAGATCTACGACCTGGTGGGCATCCGTGTGCTCGTGAACTCGGTGCGCGACTGTTACGCCGTGCTCGGGTCGATCCACGCGCGGTGGACGCCAATGCCGGGCCGCTTCAAGGATTACATCGCGACGCCGAAGTTCAACCTCTACCAGTCGCTGCACACCACGGTGGTCGGGCCGGGTGGCCGTGCGGTCGAGATTCAGATTCGCACCAACGAGATGCACCAACGTGCCGAGTTCGGTGTGGCCGCGCACTGGAAGTACAAAGAGCGCGTCAACTCGGGCAAGACCAGCGGGGTAGACGACCGTGGCGACGCCGACATGGCGTGGCTCGCCCGTATTTCCGACTGGCAAGCCGAGACCGTCGATCCCGGCGAATTCCTCGACTCGCTGCGCTTCGAGATCGGTGCCAAAGAGGTCTACGTCTTCACGCCCAAGGGCCGAGTCATCGGTCTGCCGGCGGGCGCCACCCCGGTCGACTTCGCCTACGCCGTGCACACCGAGGTCGGTCACCGCACGATGGGGGCGAAGGTCAACGGTCGGCTCGTGCCGCTCGAGAGCACGCTGACGACGGGTGACGTGGTCGAGGTGTTCACCTCGAAGAATCCCGACTCTGGGCCCAGCCAGGACTGGCTGAGCTTCGTGCAGAGCCCGCGTGCTCGCAACAAGATTCGTCAGTGGTTCACGAAAGAACGCCGTGACGAGGCCATCGAACAGGGTCGCGACTCGATCGCCCGCGCGATGCGAAAGCAGAACCTGCCGTTGCAGAAGCTGATGAGCCAAGACGCCTTCACCGAGGTGGCCGCTCAGCTGAGTTACAACAACGTCGAAGCGCTGTACGCCGCCATCGGCGAGGGACACGTCTCGACGCAGTCGGTCATCGAGAAAGTGCTGCAGTCACTGCAGGCCGAAGTCGAGAGCGACGACAGCGACCTCGAGGTCGTCGTCGGCAGCCGGCGACCGCGTTCGACCCACAGCGAATCGGGCGTGCTTGTGCGTGGGGCCCCCGACATTCTGGTCAAGCTCGCCAAGTGCTGCACGCCCGTTCCCGGCGACGACATCGTGGGATTCGTGACCCGTGGCACTGGTGTCTCCGTGCACCAGAGTGACTGCCACAACGTGCAGTCGCTGCTGCAGGAGCCCGAGCGCATGATCGAGGTCGAATGGGCGCCGTCATCGAAGAGCGTCTTCCTCGTTCAGATCCAGGTTGAGGCTCTCGACCGTTCCGGGCTGCTCTCCGACGTCACGCGGGTGCTCTCAGAGCACCACGTCAACATTCTCTCGGCGACCGTCAGCACCTCGCGCGATCGTCTCGCCATCAGCCGCTTCGTCTTCGAAATGGGCGACACCACGCACCTCGACCGTGTACTCAACGCCGTTCGCCGCATCGACGCCGTCTACGACGTCTATCGCGTCAGCGGCGGCTGA
- a CDS encoding DUF349 domain-containing protein — protein sequence MISSDQHPWGRVDETGTVYLREASGERVVGQYPDGTPEEALAYFERKYTDLAGQVTLLEQRVKRGASAADVSKAVSSLSGAIETANAIGDLAALKKRVDALTVVVSSLTEQQQVETKAQLAEAITERTAIVEEVEALAAEDPAKAQWKQVTARLDDLFARWQKHQQDGPRLPRAEAGELWKRFRDARTIIEGHRKAFFAELDNAHRDARSKKQQLVERAEALIPRGADGVNAYRDLLVEWKNAGRAGKRVDDQLWDKFKAAGDAVYAARSEVVAKDDEEFSENLTAKLALLTEADTLLTEKDRTVARDKLTSIQRRWDEIGKVPRDQVKNVDDRLRRVEAAVRKLDEDFWQKNNPEKKARAEGLAGQLTDAIAKLQVEIDAASAAGDAAKVAELQEALDARKIWLDALN from the coding sequence GTGATCAGTAGTGACCAGCACCCGTGGGGCCGCGTAGACGAAACCGGAACGGTTTATCTGCGTGAGGCTTCGGGCGAGCGTGTCGTCGGCCAATACCCCGACGGCACTCCCGAAGAGGCGCTCGCCTACTTCGAACGCAAGTACACCGACCTGGCCGGGCAGGTCACCCTGCTCGAGCAGCGGGTCAAGCGCGGCGCATCGGCCGCCGACGTCTCCAAAGCGGTCTCATCGCTCTCGGGCGCCATCGAGACGGCGAACGCCATCGGCGACCTCGCCGCGCTGAAGAAGCGAGTGGATGCCCTGACCGTCGTTGTCTCGTCGCTCACCGAGCAACAGCAGGTCGAGACGAAGGCTCAGCTCGCCGAAGCGATCACTGAGCGCACCGCGATCGTCGAAGAGGTCGAGGCGCTGGCCGCCGAAGACCCGGCGAAGGCGCAGTGGAAGCAGGTGACCGCCCGGCTCGACGATCTTTTCGCCCGCTGGCAGAAGCACCAGCAAGACGGCCCGCGGCTCCCCCGCGCCGAGGCCGGTGAACTGTGGAAGCGGTTCCGCGATGCTCGCACCATCATCGAAGGGCACCGCAAGGCGTTCTTCGCCGAGCTCGACAACGCGCACCGCGACGCCCGCAGCAAAAAGCAGCAGCTCGTCGAGCGCGCCGAAGCACTTATCCCCCGTGGTGCCGACGGAGTGAACGCCTACCGTGACCTGCTCGTCGAGTGGAAGAACGCAGGCCGCGCCGGCAAGCGTGTCGACGACCAGCTCTGGGACAAGTTCAAGGCCGCCGGCGACGCGGTTTACGCCGCCCGCAGCGAGGTCGTCGCGAAAGACGACGAAGAGTTCTCTGAGAACCTCACGGCGAAGCTCGCCCTGCTCACCGAGGCCGACACTCTGCTCACCGAGAAAGACCGTACGGTCGCGCGTGACAAGCTCACCTCGATTCAGCGTCGCTGGGACGAGATCGGCAAGGTACCGCGCGATCAGGTCAAGAACGTCGACGACCGGCTGCGCCGGGTCGAGGCCGCCGTGCGCAAGCTCGACGAGGACTTCTGGCAGAAGAACAACCCCGAGAAGAAGGCGCGGGCCGAAGGCCTCGCCGGTCAGCTCACCGACGCCATCGCCAAACTTCAGGTCGAGATCGACGCCGCTTCTGCCGCTGGCGACGCGGCCAAGGTCGCCGAGCTGCAAGAGGCTCTGGATGCCCGCAAGATCTGGCTCGACGCCCTGAACTGA
- a CDS encoding peptidylprolyl isomerase — protein MAPSNSEREARESKQRLRNYQARQTVHAKQITRRKRDNLLSVIVGLVVIIAAIVVQVFYFSSGPGMPVPEASASVAPTAAATPNASANSGNVPSSTLAEGRPWTGTMTLNTNIPLAITLDGAAAPQAVSSFISLAQAGFYTGLTCHRLTTTGIYVLQCGDPNGDGSGGPGYYYGPVENAPADNVYPAGTIAMARQSDAAYSQGSQFFIVYQDSTIPADTAGGYTVIGNVTSGMPTLQTDVIAAGVQSGTEKPAVATTITGLTVQ, from the coding sequence AGTCGAAGCAGCGACTGCGCAATTACCAGGCTCGCCAGACCGTGCACGCGAAACAGATCACTCGTCGCAAGCGTGACAACCTCCTCTCGGTCATCGTCGGGCTCGTCGTGATCATCGCCGCCATCGTGGTGCAGGTCTTCTACTTCTCGAGCGGACCGGGAATGCCCGTTCCGGAGGCCTCGGCGTCGGTCGCACCGACGGCGGCCGCCACCCCCAACGCCTCCGCGAACAGCGGAAACGTGCCGTCGTCGACCCTCGCAGAGGGGCGCCCGTGGACGGGCACGATGACCCTCAACACGAACATCCCGCTCGCCATCACGCTCGACGGAGCAGCGGCCCCGCAAGCCGTCTCGTCGTTCATCTCACTCGCGCAGGCCGGTTTCTACACCGGGCTCACGTGCCACCGCCTCACCACGACCGGCATCTACGTCTTGCAGTGCGGCGACCCGAACGGCGACGGCAGCGGCGGCCCGGGGTACTACTACGGCCCGGTCGAGAACGCACCCGCCGACAACGTCTACCCTGCGGGCACCATCGCCATGGCTCGTCAGTCGGATGCGGCCTACAGCCAGGGCAGCCAGTTCTTCATCGTCTACCAAGACAGCACGATTCCGGCCGACACTGCCGGCGGGTACACGGTCATCGGCAATGTGACGAGCGGAATGCCGACGCTGCAGACCGACGTCATCGCGGCCGGAGTGCAGTCGGGAACCGAGAAGCCCGCCGTCGCCACCACTATCACCGGCCTCACCGTGCAGTAG